The Desulfovibrio sp. genome window below encodes:
- a CDS encoding PAS domain-containing protein, whose translation MDVSSPRTPKSLLALAALALVLLGAALSAVTWRNLVEQRQLIDQHVQYAARTILRGVESNLMRVMPMLGRMQPEVARERLEDVFREMAESGDVLFIGVYDAEGRQLLSSAPKEAQGQLQVPLDPLALSDLALTGEWFGSMPMGGMTMLGYAARMRPGMAKFCPGAKDVPPGKQPPIYFLVGMSLDEHYAQYTNFRNAALMQTGFVLGTAALLWILILAYLRRRAQGQRLTRLESFHSKLLDSLPEGLLTVDSSGLVSGVNPAAKNILGPDLVGKPFAQLPLGRGLDIHGESRAWVQIELEGRNLETLAAPLDGETMVLVRDRTQLRSLERDLEQSRHLAAVGRLAAGVAHEIRNPLSALRGFAQFFASKLKGKDPEESYANTMVQEADRLGRVVTDLLYLARPRPLEPRSVDLAVLAGDLRELMRFDLERARAELVLDLEAPEVLADEDGLKQALINLVLNSLAAMPEAGGTITLSSKVLADGVSVCVADTGRGMSEEERGRALEPFFTTRKEGSGLGLAIVHKIVRDHHGTLDIESEPGKGTVVSMSFTSEKNG comes from the coding sequence ATGGACGTTTCCTCTCCGCGTACTCCGAAAAGCCTGCTGGCCCTGGCCGCCCTGGCCCTGGTGCTCCTGGGGGCGGCCCTCTCGGCCGTGACCTGGCGCAACCTCGTGGAGCAGCGCCAGCTTATCGACCAGCACGTGCAGTACGCGGCGCGCACCATCCTGCGGGGTGTGGAGTCCAACCTCATGCGCGTGATGCCCATGCTCGGGCGCATGCAGCCTGAAGTGGCCAGGGAACGGCTCGAGGACGTGTTCCGGGAAATGGCCGAATCCGGGGATGTGTTGTTCATCGGCGTGTACGACGCCGAAGGCCGGCAACTGCTTTCGTCGGCTCCCAAGGAGGCCCAGGGACAGCTCCAGGTCCCTCTGGACCCACTGGCCCTTTCCGATCTGGCGCTCACCGGGGAGTGGTTCGGGTCAATGCCCATGGGTGGGATGACCATGCTCGGCTACGCGGCCCGCATGCGCCCCGGCATGGCCAAGTTCTGCCCCGGTGCCAAGGATGTCCCGCCCGGCAAACAGCCTCCGATCTACTTTCTGGTTGGCATGAGCCTGGACGAGCACTATGCCCAGTATACCAACTTCAGAAACGCCGCCCTGATGCAGACCGGCTTCGTGTTGGGCACCGCAGCGCTCTTGTGGATTCTCATTCTGGCCTATCTTCGCCGCCGGGCCCAGGGGCAGCGTCTCACCAGGCTGGAGAGTTTCCATTCCAAGCTTCTTGATTCGCTCCCCGAGGGCCTCCTGACGGTGGACTCGTCCGGATTGGTGTCGGGAGTGAACCCCGCCGCAAAGAATATCCTCGGTCCGGACCTGGTGGGGAAACCGTTTGCACAACTTCCCCTGGGACGGGGCCTGGACATACACGGAGAATCCCGCGCCTGGGTGCAGATTGAGCTTGAGGGACGCAACCTGGAAACTCTGGCCGCGCCCCTGGACGGCGAGACCATGGTGCTGGTGCGCGATCGTACTCAGCTTAGGTCCCTGGAGCGCGATCTGGAACAGTCCAGGCATCTTGCGGCCGTGGGCCGTTTGGCCGCCGGGGTGGCCCACGAAATACGAAATCCCCTGAGTGCCTTGCGCGGCTTCGCCCAGTTTTTCGCCTCCAAGCTCAAGGGAAAAGATCCGGAGGAATCCTACGCCAACACCATGGTCCAGGAAGCCGACCGGCTGGGAAGGGTGGTTACGGACCTTCTGTACTTGGCCCGGCCACGGCCCTTGGAACCACGCTCCGTGGACTTGGCTGTCCTGGCCGGAGATCTTCGGGAGCTCATGCGCTTCGACCTGGAACGCGCCAGGGCCGAACTGGTCCTGGACCTTGAAGCCCCCGAGGTTCTTGCCGACGAGGACGGACTCAAGCAGGCGCTCATCAATCTGGTGCTCAACTCCCTGGCCGCAATGCCCGAGGCAGGCGGGACCATAACGCTTTCAAGTAAAGTTCTTGCCGATGGGGTGTCGGTATGCGTGGCGGACACAGGCCGGGGCATGAGCGAGGAAGAACGCGGCCGTGCCTTGGAGCCGTTCTTCACCACCCGCAAGGAAGGATCGGGCCTGGGATTGGCCATCGTGCACAAGATCGTGCGCGACCATCATGGAACTCTCGATATTGAAAGCGAACCTGGAAAGGGAACAGTGGTGAGCATGAGCTTCACGTCGGAGAAAAATGGGTGA
- a CDS encoding DUF2318 domain-containing protein encodes MKRILLPLLLLFALPLAAHAADDVVKIPLKDVSDTAKFYKLDVDGTTVKYFVIKAPDGTVRSALDACDVCFPEKKGYKQHGEFMLCVNCGQKFHVSRVGLVKGGCNPHPLPNKVEGSDVIIAKSDLALGVKYFK; translated from the coding sequence GTGAAACGAATTCTCCTCCCCTTGCTCCTGCTTTTTGCCTTGCCCCTTGCCGCCCATGCCGCTGACGACGTGGTCAAGATCCCCCTCAAGGACGTGAGCGACACCGCCAAGTTCTACAAGCTCGACGTAGACGGAACCACAGTGAAATATTTCGTCATCAAGGCGCCCGATGGAACCGTTCGTTCCGCCCTGGACGCCTGCGACGTATGTTTTCCCGAGAAGAAGGGCTACAAGCAGCACGGCGAATTCATGCTGTGCGTCAATTGCGGCCAGAAGTTCCACGTCTCTCGCGTGGGTCTGGTCAAGGGCGGGTGCAACCCACATCCCCTGCCGAACAAGGTCGAAGGTTCGGACGTGATTATCGCCAAGTCCGACCTGGCACTTGGCGTCAAGTACTTCAAGTAA
- a CDS encoding DUF177 domain-containing protein: MAERWLDITDIPADGREFVVDDQELWADGVREFKLDVTPAKQLSATFMVIPELRGALVRGKLTGAVSAPCDRCAGDVLVEIDQSFDLFEEEPLPDAEVLEPSLIRRKGRRLELDVGGMLWEEFVLALPVKPLCGENCKGLCPSCGQDLNAGPCGCGGADLDPRLAALRGLTIVKKDKA, from the coding sequence ATGGCCGAGCGTTGGCTGGACATAACCGACATACCGGCTGATGGCCGTGAATTCGTCGTCGACGACCAGGAGCTCTGGGCAGACGGGGTCCGTGAATTCAAGTTGGACGTCACCCCTGCCAAGCAGCTTTCGGCCACGTTCATGGTCATTCCTGAGTTGCGCGGGGCGCTGGTGCGGGGCAAGCTCACCGGAGCCGTGTCCGCCCCATGCGACCGTTGCGCAGGGGATGTCCTGGTGGAAATCGACCAGAGTTTCGACCTTTTTGAAGAAGAACCGCTCCCGGATGCCGAAGTCCTGGAACCGTCCCTTATAAGAAGGAAAGGACGCCGACTTGAGCTTGACGTCGGCGGCATGCTCTGGGAAGAGTTCGTGTTGGCCCTGCCGGTGAAGCCGCTGTGCGGCGAAAACTGCAAGGGCCTCTGTCCGTCTTGCGGGCAGGATTTGAACGCCGGGCCCTGCGGCTGCGGCGGGGCGGATCTTGACCCGCGGCTGGCTGCGTTGCGCGGGCTTACCATCGTCAAGAAAGACAAAGCTTAA
- a CDS encoding GDP-mannose 4,6-dehydratase — protein sequence MKSALIIGITGQDGAFLAKLLLDKGYTVAGTSRDAQMANMTGLTALGAADSVTIHSASLTDFRGLWQVIEKVEPEEIYNLAGQSSVGLSFEQPLETFESVAVSTFNILELLRLLGKPVRLYNACSSECFGNAADRANETTPFMPRSPYAVAKAASYWAVSNYREAYGLFACSGILSNHESPLRPARFVTRKIVSTACRIAAGSGERLSLGNTSVVRDWGWAGEYVDAMWRMLQADTPEDFVIATGASYSLQDFTARVFSELGLDHTEHVDTRNDLYRPTDILVSRADPSKAREKLGWQATMAMPEVAAAMVKAEQEHMPPKENRS from the coding sequence ATGAAATCCGCTCTCATCATAGGCATAACCGGTCAAGACGGCGCATTCCTGGCCAAGCTTCTCTTGGACAAGGGATACACCGTTGCCGGCACCTCACGCGACGCGCAGATGGCCAACATGACCGGCCTGACTGCTCTAGGAGCCGCAGACAGCGTCACCATCCATTCGGCCTCGCTTACGGATTTCAGGGGGCTGTGGCAGGTGATCGAAAAGGTGGAGCCCGAGGAGATATACAATCTCGCGGGCCAGAGTTCCGTAGGCCTTTCCTTCGAGCAACCGCTTGAGACCTTCGAATCAGTGGCCGTGTCCACCTTCAATATACTGGAACTCTTACGCCTCTTGGGAAAACCGGTGCGCCTCTACAACGCCTGCTCTTCCGAATGCTTCGGCAACGCTGCGGACAGGGCAAACGAGACCACTCCTTTCATGCCCCGCAGCCCCTACGCCGTGGCCAAGGCGGCCTCCTACTGGGCCGTTTCCAACTATCGTGAGGCCTACGGACTGTTCGCCTGCTCGGGCATCCTCTCCAACCACGAGTCGCCGCTTCGCCCGGCCCGCTTCGTCACCCGCAAGATCGTATCCACTGCCTGCCGCATAGCTGCCGGGAGCGGCGAACGGCTGAGCCTGGGCAACACCAGCGTGGTGCGGGACTGGGGCTGGGCCGGAGAATACGTGGACGCCATGTGGCGCATGCTCCAGGCCGATACGCCCGAGGACTTCGTTATAGCCACGGGCGCGAGTTATTCCCTCCAAGACTTCACAGCCCGGGTCTTTTCCGAGCTGGGCCTCGACCATACAGAACATGTGGACACCCGAAACGACCTCTACCGTCCCACGGACATCCTGGTGAGCCGCGCCGACCCCTCCAAAGCCAGGGAAAAGCTTGGCTGGCAGGCCACAATGGCCATGCCCGAGGTGGCCGCGGCCATGGTCAAGGCCGAACAGGAACACATGCCTCCCAAGGAGAACCGTTCATGA
- a CDS encoding periplasmic heavy metal sensor codes for MKSRMITLSLVVAAFLATSSLALAYPQGGGPGGWLAGVPQEKQEQVAKLFTEGRQKLYELESRKWAKQAELNALLASPKPEASKIEALAKEIGNLSSMVYQERVALQQRILKETGVNLPLAGAPGFGAGGCGGPGYGAGGCPMVGGYGRGAQAGNQAQPPCCQTPGQSQ; via the coding sequence ATGAAATCGAGAATGATAACCTTGTCGCTGGTGGTGGCCGCTTTCCTGGCCACTTCGTCCCTGGCCCTGGCCTATCCTCAGGGCGGTGGCCCGGGCGGCTGGCTGGCGGGAGTTCCGCAAGAGAAGCAGGAGCAGGTGGCCAAGCTCTTCACCGAAGGCCGCCAGAAACTGTATGAATTGGAGAGCCGCAAGTGGGCCAAGCAGGCCGAACTGAACGCTCTTTTGGCATCGCCCAAGCCCGAAGCCTCCAAGATTGAAGCCCTGGCCAAGGAAATCGGCAACCTGAGCTCCATGGTGTATCAGGAGCGCGTGGCCCTGCAGCAGCGCATTCTCAAGGAAACAGGCGTCAATCTGCCCCTGGCCGGTGCCCCCGGCTTTGGGGCGGGTGGATGCGGCGGTCCGGGTTACGGTGCGGGCGGCTGCCCCATGGTCGGAGGCTACGGTCGCGGCGCCCAGGCCGGCAATCAGGCCCAGCCTCCGTGTTGCCAGACCCCAGGCCAGTCCCAATAG
- the rpmF gene encoding 50S ribosomal protein L32 → MAVPKKKISKSRKGMRRSHDALTPPNVILCSCGEPTLPHRVCPSCGTYKGRQVLKRDEPQS, encoded by the coding sequence ATGGCCGTCCCCAAAAAGAAAATCTCCAAGTCCCGCAAGGGTATGCGCCGGTCACACGACGCTCTGACCCCTCCCAACGTCATCCTGTGCTCCTGCGGAGAGCCGACCCTGCCCCACAGGGTGTGCCCCAGCTGCGGCACCTACAAGGGCCGTCAGGTTCTCAAGCGGGATGAACCCCAGTCCTAG
- the gmd gene encoding GDP-mannose 4,6-dehydratase, with translation MKKKVALITGITGQDGAYLAEMLLEKGYEVHGIKRRSSLFNTNRIDHLYQDPHITGRRFILHYGDMTDSTNLIRVIQQVQPDELYNLAAQSHVAVSFETPEYTANCDALGTLRVLEAIRILGLTQKTRIYQASTSELYGLVRETPQTEKTPFYPRSPYAVAKLYGYWITVNYREAYDMFACNGILFNHESPMRGETFVTRKITRAMARIKLGLQDCLYLGNLSAKRDWGHARDYVEMMWLMLQQDKPDDFVIATGKQFSVRQFVETAAAELGIPLRFEGTGKDEKGYHAQTGKCLVAVDPRYFRPTEVETLLGDPTKAREKLGWQPRITFEQMVSEMIKADLRDAERDSMCRDKGFRTFDFHE, from the coding sequence ATGAAGAAGAAGGTCGCCCTCATCACTGGCATCACCGGCCAGGATGGAGCCTATCTCGCTGAAATGTTGCTGGAGAAGGGCTACGAGGTTCACGGCATCAAACGCCGCTCCTCGCTTTTCAACACCAATCGCATCGACCATCTCTATCAGGATCCGCACATCACCGGACGCCGCTTCATCCTGCACTACGGTGACATGACAGATTCCACCAATCTCATCAGAGTCATCCAGCAGGTACAGCCCGATGAACTCTACAACCTGGCCGCCCAGTCCCATGTGGCGGTCTCCTTCGAGACCCCTGAGTACACCGCCAACTGCGACGCCCTGGGCACCCTGCGCGTCCTGGAAGCCATCCGCATCCTGGGGCTCACCCAAAAAACCCGCATCTACCAGGCGTCAACTTCGGAGCTCTACGGGCTCGTGCGGGAGACCCCCCAGACCGAGAAGACCCCCTTCTATCCGCGCAGCCCCTACGCCGTGGCCAAGCTCTACGGCTACTGGATCACGGTGAACTACCGCGAAGCCTACGACATGTTCGCCTGCAACGGCATCCTGTTCAACCACGAGTCTCCCATGCGCGGGGAGACTTTCGTCACCCGCAAGATTACCCGGGCCATGGCCCGTATCAAGCTGGGCCTTCAGGACTGCCTCTACCTGGGCAACTTAAGCGCCAAGCGCGACTGGGGGCATGCCCGCGACTACGTGGAGATGATGTGGCTCATGCTGCAGCAGGACAAGCCGGACGACTTTGTCATCGCCACGGGCAAGCAGTTCAGCGTCCGCCAGTTCGTGGAGACCGCAGCTGCCGAATTGGGCATTCCTCTGCGCTTCGAGGGCACGGGCAAGGACGAAAAGGGCTACCACGCCCAGACCGGCAAGTGTCTGGTGGCCGTAGACCCGCGTTACTTCCGCCCCACCGAGGTGGAGACGCTCCTGGGCGACCCAACCAAGGCCCGCGAGAAACTCGGCTGGCAGCCGCGCATCACCTTCGAACAGATGGTTTCGGAAATGATCAAGGCCGACCTGCGCGACGCCGAGCGCGACAGCATGTGCCGCGACAAGGGGTTCAGGACCTTCGACTTCCACGAATAG
- a CDS encoding ABC transporter permease translates to MNLLTLPVRTLRRKLTRTMLLTVVFAAGICSVVALNYVSKAVGDSMEKKLTAYGANIMIQPKVDTLAVGYGGFSLGNVSFDVRHLTREQVDKVRTIELKERIASVAPKFLALTKVKDKPVAMIGVDWPEEMLIKNYWGFDGRPADKPGEVLVGSKAAETLEIKSGDVFRAEGRDFTVAGVLTPTGSEDDNVIFAGIEDLQQALGQPGQIHFAEVAALCSGCPIDDIVAQIQQTIPDVDIVAMQKVVKSRMYTIHFVQHLALIVSVILLLTACFMIALSLLASVNERKHEIGVLRSLGYSRSSVFSIFCMEALIIGVVAGLVGYFGGFGVSFKVMDMLQMAKEADLTMEAWHLAVTLAGVSVISCLSSVIPAWKAANTDPSQALVML, encoded by the coding sequence ATGAACCTGCTTACCCTGCCGGTCCGCACCCTGCGGCGAAAGCTCACCCGCACCATGTTGCTCACGGTGGTTTTCGCGGCGGGCATCTGTTCCGTGGTGGCCCTCAATTACGTGTCCAAAGCCGTGGGCGACTCCATGGAGAAAAAACTCACGGCCTACGGGGCCAACATCATGATTCAGCCCAAAGTGGACACCCTGGCCGTGGGCTACGGCGGGTTCAGCCTGGGCAATGTTTCCTTTGACGTTAGGCATCTCACCCGGGAGCAGGTGGACAAGGTCCGCACCATAGAGCTCAAGGAACGCATCGCCTCAGTGGCGCCCAAGTTCCTGGCTCTGACCAAGGTGAAGGACAAGCCCGTGGCCATGATCGGCGTAGACTGGCCTGAAGAGATGTTGATCAAGAACTACTGGGGGTTCGACGGCCGCCCGGCGGACAAGCCCGGCGAAGTGCTGGTTGGCTCCAAAGCCGCGGAGACCCTGGAGATAAAATCCGGAGACGTCTTTAGGGCCGAGGGCCGCGACTTCACCGTGGCCGGGGTGCTCACTCCCACCGGATCGGAAGACGACAACGTGATTTTCGCTGGCATCGAGGATTTGCAGCAGGCCCTGGGGCAGCCCGGACAGATCCACTTCGCCGAAGTGGCCGCGCTGTGCTCCGGCTGCCCTATCGACGACATCGTGGCCCAGATTCAGCAAACCATACCGGACGTGGACATCGTGGCCATGCAGAAAGTGGTCAAAAGCCGCATGTACACCATCCACTTCGTGCAGCACCTGGCCCTTATCGTGAGCGTCATCTTGTTGCTTACGGCCTGCTTCATGATCGCCCTGTCCCTTTTGGCCTCGGTGAACGAGCGTAAGCATGAAATCGGTGTGTTGCGCTCTCTTGGCTACTCGCGCTCCTCGGTGTTCTCCATCTTCTGCATGGAAGCCCTCATCATCGGGGTTGTGGCCGGTCTGGTCGGTTATTTCGGCGGATTCGGGGTGAGCTTCAAGGTCATGGACATGCTTCAGATGGCCAAGGAGGCTGATCTCACAATGGAAGCCTGGCACCTGGCCGTTACCCTGGCCGGCGTGTCCGTCATTTCCTGCCTGTCCTCGGTCATCCCCGCGTGGAAGGCCGCCAACACCGACCCCAGCCAGGCATTGGTAATGCTTTAG
- the gltX gene encoding glutamate--tRNA ligase → MSIVTRFAPSPTGQLHIGGARTAIFSWLLARQAGGKFLLRIEDTDTVRSQTSYTEGILASMKWLGLDWDGEPIYQTQRFDLYNQYIDRMVEAGSAYWCSCTPDEVEAMREAARAKGTKPKYDGRCRERGLGPGPGRVVRLKAPLTGITLMDDLVHGPVSFENTELDDMILRRSDNTPTYNLAVVVDDATMGVTHVVRGDDHINNTPKQVLIYNALGLPLPAFGHVPMILGPDKKKLSKRHGATAVFEYHDQGILPEAMLNYLVRLGWSHGDQEIFSREELVKAFSLKALGKSASVFDREKLLWLNQHYIKESSLDRLAEYLDETLAKRGFPGCDREYLKAFIPLLQPRSRTMVEMAEQAEMFVADVPEMDTQAAAKFLTDDVKPHLAALAAIFAAAPDFAQEPLEAAAKAYLDEKELKFKTIAQPLRVALTGRTASPGLFEMMQAMGRERVLKRLGRV, encoded by the coding sequence ATGAGCATCGTCACTCGTTTCGCCCCAAGCCCCACCGGCCAGTTGCACATTGGCGGGGCACGCACCGCAATTTTCAGCTGGCTTCTGGCCCGTCAGGCCGGAGGCAAGTTCCTCCTGCGTATCGAAGACACGGATACCGTCCGTTCCCAGACGTCCTACACCGAGGGGATTCTGGCCTCCATGAAGTGGCTGGGGCTTGATTGGGACGGAGAGCCCATCTACCAGACCCAGCGCTTCGATCTTTACAATCAGTACATCGACCGCATGGTGGAGGCCGGTTCTGCCTACTGGTGCTCCTGCACCCCGGACGAGGTGGAGGCCATGCGCGAAGCCGCCCGGGCCAAGGGAACAAAGCCCAAGTACGACGGCCGCTGCCGCGAGCGCGGCCTTGGCCCAGGGCCCGGACGCGTGGTTCGCTTGAAAGCCCCCCTTACCGGGATTACCCTGATGGACGACCTCGTCCATGGCCCGGTATCCTTCGAGAACACCGAATTAGACGACATGATCCTGCGCCGGTCCGACAACACCCCCACCTACAATCTTGCCGTGGTGGTGGACGACGCCACCATGGGCGTCACTCACGTTGTCCGGGGGGACGACCACATCAACAATACTCCCAAGCAGGTTCTCATTTACAATGCCCTGGGCCTGCCCTTGCCCGCTTTCGGGCATGTGCCCATGATCCTCGGGCCGGACAAGAAGAAGTTGTCCAAGCGCCACGGGGCCACGGCCGTGTTCGAGTACCACGACCAGGGGATTCTGCCCGAGGCCATGCTCAATTATCTGGTGCGTCTGGGCTGGTCCCACGGGGACCAGGAGATATTCTCCCGCGAGGAGCTGGTGAAGGCCTTCTCTCTGAAGGCTCTGGGCAAGTCCGCCTCGGTGTTCGACCGCGAGAAGCTCTTGTGGCTCAATCAGCACTACATCAAGGAAAGCTCTCTGGACCGCCTGGCCGAATATCTGGACGAAACCCTGGCCAAACGCGGTTTTCCGGGGTGCGACCGCGAGTATCTGAAAGCTTTCATTCCTCTTTTGCAGCCGCGCTCGCGCACCATGGTGGAGATGGCCGAACAGGCCGAGATGTTCGTGGCGGACGTTCCTGAAATGGACACCCAAGCCGCGGCCAAGTTCTTAACAGACGACGTAAAGCCGCACTTGGCCGCGCTGGCGGCCATATTCGCCGCCGCGCCAGATTTCGCTCAGGAACCCCTGGAGGCGGCGGCCAAGGCGTATCTGGATGAAAAGGAACTCAAGTTCAAGACCATCGCCCAGCCCTTGAGGGTGGCGCTCACCGGCAGGACTGCGAGCCCCGGACTGTTCGAGATGATGCAGGCCATGGGCCGCGAGCGGGTGCTTAAGAGATTGGGCCGGGTATAA
- a CDS encoding DUF4405 domain-containing protein, with protein MIRRLFWLLLAFSMAGLTASSLALFAGPSAEVALWSDWSFLGLSRPRWESLHYGLGVLLVLSCLVSLIAGGTRMMGASDEEPDAAPVWITAIIVFAVFVLASGLMLPPGGTLVGMSSSLKSWHAKSFGEPPLAGAANLSPTELAKRLSLDPGKALTNLAAHNVKLPLPDATIAEIARQNGLAPAAVYETLRGGKEPRLPAPAAAQAEAPRPQAPPPPPQLPADPPPGLGRLKLADVCEQYGLNLNTAVDKLGKSGIKASGDMTLRQIAQNNLMLPIEVYDALRGTPQQPQSPVVPASTPPAAQPQPQAAPALPAPSEQVVPQSPAVSPPGALPEQSTAAQQPQTPGQVQPPSAQQAPASTAIAAPEGLGAMTLASFCRDHGLETAQSLAKLKAKGIVAFSDMTFRELAIENNLTPEQVMDLMVK; from the coding sequence ATGATACGCCGACTTTTCTGGCTCTTGCTCGCTTTTTCCATGGCCGGCCTGACGGCATCGTCCCTGGCGCTTTTCGCTGGGCCCTCGGCAGAAGTGGCCCTCTGGTCTGACTGGAGCTTTCTGGGGCTCTCCCGGCCGCGCTGGGAATCCCTTCACTACGGACTGGGTGTTCTGCTGGTTCTCTCCTGTCTGGTCAGCCTGATCGCTGGCGGGACCAGAATGATGGGGGCGTCCGATGAGGAGCCGGACGCGGCGCCGGTCTGGATTACGGCCATCATCGTGTTCGCCGTGTTCGTTCTGGCCAGCGGGCTCATGCTGCCGCCAGGCGGGACACTGGTGGGGATGTCCTCGTCGCTCAAGTCGTGGCACGCCAAAAGTTTCGGAGAACCGCCTCTGGCCGGTGCTGCAAATCTTTCGCCCACGGAGCTTGCCAAACGGCTGAGCCTGGACCCGGGCAAGGCTTTGACCAACCTGGCGGCGCACAATGTGAAGCTGCCCTTGCCGGACGCCACCATCGCGGAGATAGCCAGACAGAACGGACTAGCGCCGGCCGCGGTGTACGAGACTCTTCGTGGTGGCAAGGAGCCCAGGCTTCCCGCCCCTGCCGCAGCCCAAGCCGAAGCGCCCAGACCCCAGGCGCCTCCCCCGCCGCCGCAGCTACCGGCCGATCCTCCTCCGGGCCTGGGCAGGCTCAAACTGGCCGATGTCTGCGAGCAGTACGGACTGAACCTGAACACGGCAGTGGACAAGCTCGGCAAGTCTGGCATCAAGGCTTCGGGCGACATGACGCTTCGCCAGATAGCCCAGAACAACCTCATGCTGCCCATCGAGGTGTACGACGCCTTGCGCGGCACGCCCCAGCAGCCTCAATCGCCTGTGGTCCCAGCGTCAACGCCTCCGGCTGCGCAGCCCCAGCCCCAGGCCGCTCCGGCTCTTCCCGCTCCTTCAGAGCAGGTGGTACCGCAGTCCCCCGCGGTTTCACCCCCGGGTGCGCTGCCTGAACAGTCCACGGCAGCGCAGCAGCCGCAAACTCCAGGGCAGGTCCAGCCCCCCTCCGCGCAACAAGCTCCGGCCTCCACAGCCATTGCCGCTCCCGAAGGTCTGGGAGCAATGACCTTGGCCTCCTTCTGCCGCGACCACGGGCTGGAAACGGCTCAATCCTTGGCCAAGCTCAAGGCCAAGGGAATAGTGGCCTTCTCGGACATGACATTTAGAGAGTTGGCCATAGAGAACAACCTCACCCCCGAACAGGTGATGGACCTCATGGTCAAGTAA
- a CDS encoding 50S ribosomal protein L28 — protein sequence MAKVCEKCGKKPQTGNNVSHANNKSKRRFEPNLKQVRAVKPSGEVCTMTVCTRCLRSGTVVKPAVREKAE from the coding sequence ATGGCCAAGGTTTGCGAAAAGTGCGGCAAAAAGCCCCAGACCGGAAACAACGTTTCCCATGCCAACAACAAGTCCAAGCGCCGCTTCGAGCCTAACCTGAAGCAGGTTCGCGCCGTGAAGCCTTCGGGCGAAGTGTGCACCATGACCGTGTGCACCCGGTGCCTGCGCTCCGGTACGGTTGTGAAGCCCGCCGTGCGCGAAAAGGCCGAGTAG
- a CDS encoding ABC transporter ATP-binding protein, translating to MLQAKNVSKTFGDTQVLRDVSVDIEAGEFACVVGRSGSGKSTLLNVLSTLLKPDAGQVVYQGKEVSAMSEGQINGLRHKDFSIIFQLHHLLPYLTALENVMLPYMNTLKPVSEDIRIKAAKCLDRVGLSGKEDRLPGKLSGGEQQRVAIARALVKSPGVMFADEPTGSLDKKNGDGIIELLRDLNTEGVTLVMVTHDLGYAKLAGRVVVMEDGRIIEGALAC from the coding sequence ATGCTTCAAGCCAAAAACGTATCCAAAACCTTCGGCGACACCCAGGTGCTGCGCGACGTGTCCGTAGACATCGAAGCGGGGGAGTTCGCCTGCGTGGTCGGACGCTCGGGATCGGGCAAGTCCACTCTGCTCAATGTGCTTTCAACGCTTCTGAAGCCTGACGCCGGGCAGGTTGTTTACCAGGGCAAAGAGGTCTCAGCCATGAGCGAAGGCCAGATCAACGGCCTGCGCCACAAGGACTTCTCCATCATTTTTCAGCTGCACCATCTGCTTCCGTATCTCACGGCCCTGGAAAACGTTATGTTGCCCTACATGAACACCTTAAAGCCCGTGAGCGAGGACATCCGGATCAAGGCAGCCAAATGCCTGGACCGGGTCGGCCTTTCCGGCAAGGAAGACCGCCTCCCTGGCAAACTCTCCGGGGGCGAACAGCAGCGGGTGGCCATAGCCCGCGCCCTGGTGAAGAGCCCGGGCGTGATGTTCGCGGACGAACCCACCGGCAGCCTGGACAAGAAAAACGGCGACGGCATCATCGAACTTCTGCGGGACCTGAACACGGAAGGCGTGACGCTGGTGATGGTCACCCATGACCTGGGCTACGCCAAGCTGGCCGGACGGGTGGTTGTCATGGAGGACGGAAGGATCATCGAAGGGGCTTTGGCCTGCTGA